From the Streptomyces sp. KMM 9044 genome, one window contains:
- a CDS encoding ISAs1 family transposase codes for MPAAASSSIPAVPEKLGPLDADRVADLRPYLESVPDPRSRRGRWYSLVSVPLVCACAVVSGAKSLDEIAGFAERATNTVLASLGIRRHLLGRRRGPKPVTIGRVLMALDGDALDQAVGACLADQHRTSAGADTSARRPRRVIAVDGKALKGSARLDAPRRHLLSAVTHHRVATLGQVEVGAKTNETRHFRLLLAPLDLAGAVVTFDALHSVKANVTWLVETKKAHCIAVVKTNLCVTRRFDTSPLQAGQTRREVCWVRWLTGIRKVKGTTACQETGGRAQVPGTVRRGPARYGESLTA; via the coding sequence GTGCCTGCCGCTGCATCTTCCTCCATCCCTGCCGTACCGGAGAAGCTGGGGCCGCTGGATGCGGACCGAGTTGCTGATCTGCGCCCTTACCTCGAGTCGGTGCCGGATCCGCGCTCGCGTCGGGGCCGGTGGTACTCGCTGGTGTCAGTTCCGCTGGTGTGTGCCTGTGCGGTCGTGTCCGGCGCGAAGAGCCTCGATGAGATCGCCGGGTTCGCCGAGCGGGCCACGAACACGGTGCTGGCTTCCCTGGGGATCCGCCGTCATCTGCTCGGCCGGCGGCGTGGCCCGAAGCCGGTCACGATCGGACGCGTCCTGATGGCGCTCGACGGCGACGCCCTGGATCAGGCCGTGGGTGCCTGCCTCGCCGACCAGCACCGCACGTCGGCGGGCGCGGACACGTCGGCGAGGCGACCGCGGCGGGTTATCGCCGTCGACGGCAAGGCACTCAAGGGCTCGGCCCGCCTGGACGCGCCGCGCCGCCATCTGCTCTCGGCGGTCACGCACCACCGGGTCGCCACGCTCGGCCAGGTCGAGGTCGGCGCGAAGACCAACGAAACCCGGCACTTCAGGCTGCTGCTCGCGCCGCTGGACCTGGCCGGCGCGGTGGTCACTTTCGATGCCCTGCACTCGGTGAAGGCCAACGTCACCTGGCTGGTCGAGACGAAGAAGGCCCACTGCATCGCCGTGGTCAAGACCAACCTGTGCGTCACGAGGCGCTTTGACACATCCCCGCTTCAGGCGGGACAGACTCGGAGGGAGGTCTGCTGGGTCCGATGGCTGACCGGGATCCGAAAGGTGAAGGGGACCACAGCATGCCAGGAAACCGGCGGCCGGGCTCAGGTGCCTGGGACGGTGCGTCGGGGACCCGCGCGGTATGGCGAAAGCTTGACTGCCTGA
- a CDS encoding ParB/RepB/Spo0J family partition protein, with product MMINMPGETTPGGRLPQDQICRPVRVDHSTELSDSIIRIPIDMLRNAESPRLAGIDQGHVRTLAACADKLPPIIVHRSTMKVIDGMHRLHVARLNDQETVEVRYFEGSEREAFLLAVELNMKHGLALTLSDRKKSAMKILEGFPEWSDRAIAVKTGLSGKTVGALRRKFAGQIAQAPLRVGRDGRVRPLNSHKGRRKTIGIPPEESDVLLRETTKPASMSVPTARDTQKRLVRDDSPLQGAKAHTRAPQAGLYPMGSLVDPVAQLESLKRDPALKYSNDGREMIRWLEARIIRRTDPGLVLQAPAHQARKIAALARACAAQWNCIAMRMELVCDECSQASN from the coding sequence GTGATGATCAATATGCCAGGGGAGACCACCCCCGGAGGCAGGCTTCCTCAAGATCAGATCTGTCGGCCTGTCAGGGTGGATCACTCGACTGAACTTTCTGATTCGATCATTCGGATTCCGATCGACATGCTCCGCAACGCGGAATCCCCTCGCCTGGCCGGTATCGACCAGGGCCATGTACGCACCCTGGCCGCGTGTGCCGACAAACTCCCACCGATCATCGTGCACCGTTCGACCATGAAGGTCATCGACGGAATGCATCGGCTGCACGTGGCCCGTCTGAACGACCAGGAAACCGTTGAGGTCCGCTACTTCGAGGGATCGGAGCGGGAAGCGTTCCTCTTGGCCGTCGAGTTGAACATGAAGCACGGCCTGGCGCTGACCCTCTCCGACCGCAAGAAGTCGGCGATGAAGATCCTGGAGGGTTTCCCCGAGTGGTCGGACCGGGCGATCGCTGTGAAGACCGGCCTTTCCGGCAAGACCGTCGGGGCATTACGCCGAAAATTCGCGGGGCAGATCGCGCAGGCTCCCCTCAGAGTCGGGCGCGACGGCCGGGTCCGGCCGCTCAATTCCCACAAAGGCCGCCGGAAAACCATCGGAATTCCCCCCGAGGAATCGGACGTCCTCCTGCGGGAGACCACTAAACCGGCCAGTATGTCGGTGCCGACGGCCCGGGACACGCAAAAACGATTGGTCAGGGACGACAGCCCACTGCAGGGCGCTAAGGCGCACACCCGTGCGCCGCAGGCCGGCCTCTACCCGATGGGCTCGCTCGTCGACCCCGTCGCCCAGCTCGAGTCGTTGAAACGGGACCCCGCCCTGAAGTACAGCAACGACGGTCGGGAGATGATCCGCTGGCTGGAAGCCCGCATCATCCGCAGGACCGATCCCGGTCTGGTGCTGCAGGCACCCGCTCATCAGGCGAGGAAGATCGCCGCCCTGGCACGTGCGTGCGCGGCGCAGTGGAACTGCATAGCGATGCGTATGGAGCTCGTCTGCGACGAGTGCTCGCAGGCGTCCAACTGA
- a CDS encoding type III effector protein, translated as MTAADQPSTTSTDAHSPASFLAAAAALAAIDDALRDARHETPDAAGPGPEQALASLMLLRQVREQLAGWETGLIETARDAGASWADLAGPLGVASRQAAERRYLRGRPGTVGTTGEQRVTATRQARAAKRATATWARAHAADLRRLAGQITALAHLGPEARSAQAALHAALGAADAAELIAPLAGMRPYLDARHTGLVESLDALESRRTTTAADDD; from the coding sequence GTGACCGCAGCCGACCAGCCGTCCACGACCAGTACCGACGCCCACAGCCCGGCGTCCTTTCTCGCCGCCGCGGCGGCCCTTGCCGCCATAGACGACGCGCTGCGCGATGCCCGGCACGAGACCCCCGACGCCGCCGGGCCCGGTCCCGAGCAGGCGCTGGCCTCCCTGATGCTGCTGCGGCAGGTGCGCGAGCAGCTCGCCGGCTGGGAGACCGGCCTGATCGAAACCGCCCGCGACGCGGGCGCCAGCTGGGCCGACCTCGCCGGCCCTCTCGGCGTCGCCAGCCGCCAGGCCGCCGAACGCCGCTACCTGCGAGGCCGCCCCGGTACCGTCGGCACCACCGGCGAACAGCGCGTGACGGCCACCCGCCAGGCCAGGGCCGCCAAACGCGCCACCGCCACCTGGGCCCGTGCCCACGCCGCCGACCTGCGCCGCCTCGCCGGACAGATCACCGCGCTCGCCCACCTCGGGCCCGAAGCGCGTTCAGCCCAGGCCGCCCTGCATGCCGCTCTTGGCGCCGCCGACGCCGCCGAGCTCATTGCGCCCCTGGCCGGCATGCGTCCCTACCTCGATGCCCGCCACACCGGCCTCGTCGAATCCCTGGACGCCCTCGAAAGCCGGCGCACGACGACAGCCGCTGACGATGACTGA
- a CDS encoding integrase core domain-containing protein, with the protein MDGQLTVRKTRGPSHDAALVGASLKMAAAIRGGQVEGTIFHSDRGSEYTSEAYDTLCDRLGVVQSMGRVGSALDNAAAESFNSLIKVEYIHRHQFETRTEARLKIATWITGFYNPCRRHSAAGGVPPQEFERIIIEARDQSAQRRQAA; encoded by the coding sequence ATAGACGGTCAGCTCACTGTCCGGAAAACGCGAGGCCCCTCACACGACGCGGCTCTGGTCGGCGCGTCCTTGAAGATGGCAGCCGCGATACGGGGTGGTCAGGTGGAGGGAACGATCTTTCACAGCGACAGGGGCAGCGAGTACACGTCCGAGGCGTACGACACCCTGTGTGACCGGCTGGGCGTGGTGCAGTCCATGGGGCGAGTGGGGTCAGCCCTGGACAACGCCGCCGCGGAATCGTTCAACTCGCTGATCAAGGTCGAGTACATTCACCGGCACCAATTCGAGACCCGGACAGAGGCTCGACTGAAGATCGCTACCTGGATCACCGGGTTCTACAACCCGTGCCGGAGGCACAGCGCGGCCGGCGGGGTGCCGCCGCAAGAGTTCGAACGGATCATCATCGAAGCACGCGACCAGAGTGCCCAGAGGCGTCAGGCCGCATAG
- a CDS encoding transposase, translating into MRKFEVAPPSKYTPEFREEAVQMALRSSKTISETARELELNSETLRGWVKKHQKRNEPAAGAPLTLDERARLKEQDRRIRELEAEVSFLKKPQRTSRRIPGSEQVRVHRNDAARHSGVRVFRRVHV; encoded by the coding sequence ATGAGGAAGTTCGAAGTGGCGCCACCCAGCAAGTACACCCCGGAGTTTCGTGAGGAAGCCGTCCAGATGGCACTCCGGTCCAGCAAGACCATCTCGGAGACGGCCCGCGAGCTCGAATTGAACTCGGAGACACTCCGGGGCTGGGTGAAGAAACACCAGAAACGGAACGAGCCAGCTGCCGGTGCACCGTTGACGCTCGATGAGCGGGCGCGCTTGAAGGAACAGGACCGGCGCATCCGTGAACTGGAGGCGGAAGTCTCCTTCTTGAAAAAGCCGCAGCGTACTTCGCGAAGGATCCCCGGTAGCGAGCAAGTACGAGTTCATCGAAACGATGCGGCTCGGCACAGCGGAGTGCGCGTATTCCGTCGAGTTCATGTGTGA
- a CDS encoding integrase core domain-containing protein, whose protein sequence is MEVISTTAWQLFVPVFYIRTSQSPSGHTNAMAESFFGALKNERVSRVTYLTREAARQDITRYIELWYNHKRLHSAVGYRPPREVHAEYTELHIAA, encoded by the coding sequence ATCGAGGTCATCTCCACAACAGCATGGCAACTGTTCGTTCCCGTCTTCTACATCAGAACCTCACAATCACCTTCTGGACACACCAACGCCATGGCAGAATCGTTCTTCGGGGCCTTGAAGAACGAGCGGGTTTCCCGCGTGACTTACCTGACCCGAGAGGCCGCCCGACAGGACATCACTCGATACATCGAACTCTGGTACAATCACAAGCGCCTCCACTCGGCTGTTGGTTACCGCCCGCCGCGAGAAGTCCACGCCGAATACACGGAGTTGCACATAGCCGCGTGA
- a CDS encoding Hsp20/alpha crystallin family protein, which translates to MLMRTDPFRELDRMAQQLMGPGTWSKPSVMPMDAYREGDEYMVAFDIPGVTADAIDIDVERNMLTVKAERRPAAKADDVKVELSERPLGVFSRQIMLADTLDTERIQADYDAGVLTLRIPIAERAKPRKISIGVDSGRKEISG; encoded by the coding sequence ATGTTGATGCGCACTGACCCCTTCCGTGAGTTGGACCGGATGGCGCAGCAGCTGATGGGCCCGGGCACCTGGTCGAAGCCGTCGGTAATGCCTATGGACGCTTACCGCGAGGGCGACGAGTATATGGTGGCCTTCGACATCCCCGGCGTGACCGCGGACGCGATCGACATCGACGTCGAACGGAACATGCTGACCGTCAAGGCCGAGCGGCGGCCAGCGGCGAAGGCCGACGACGTGAAGGTGGAGCTGTCCGAGCGGCCGCTGGGCGTCTTCTCCCGCCAGATCATGCTCGCCGACACCCTGGACACCGAGCGCATCCAGGCCGACTACGACGCCGGTGTGCTCACCCTGCGCATTCCGATCGCCGAGCGCGCCAAGCCCCGCAAGATCTCCATCGGCGTCGACTCCGGCCGCAAGGAGATCTCCGGCTGA
- a CDS encoding transposase — protein sequence MQATEWDRRLVVRADGKNLVGHAGVVLLHRIADRVGLTRALAAALPRGVGPGWRDRGMALVQLACAIVLGARNVLQAEQLQQHWRPFFPRPVSDSTLWRTLEAIDGPVGARVERVRAVIRRGVWTLLALRPGGFPWISVCGRTLTNWYVLDLDATLVTCTSKKDGAAGTFKGGYGHHPLGAWLANTRECVTMLLRPGNAASNDVADHKTVLAAALRQLRCRCGRSCW from the coding sequence GTGCAGGCTACCGAATGGGATCGTCGGCTCGTTGTGCGGGCCGACGGCAAGAACCTGGTCGGGCATGCGGGCGTGGTGCTGCTGCACCGGATCGCGGACCGGGTCGGGCTGACCCGCGCCCTGGCCGCCGCGCTGCCCCGCGGCGTCGGGCCGGGGTGGCGGGATCGCGGGATGGCCCTGGTCCAGCTGGCCTGCGCGATCGTCCTCGGCGCGAGGAATGTCCTGCAGGCCGAGCAACTGCAGCAGCACTGGAGGCCGTTCTTCCCCCGTCCGGTCTCGGACAGCACCCTGTGGCGCACGCTGGAAGCCATCGACGGCCCTGTCGGAGCCCGGGTGGAGCGCGTGCGCGCCGTGATACGGCGTGGGGTGTGGACGCTGCTCGCCCTGCGACCCGGTGGGTTCCCGTGGATCTCGGTATGCGGGCGCACGCTCACCAACTGGTACGTCCTGGATCTCGATGCCACCTTGGTGACCTGCACCAGCAAGAAGGACGGCGCGGCCGGCACGTTCAAGGGCGGCTACGGACATCACCCGCTGGGCGCCTGGCTGGCCAATACCCGCGAGTGCGTGACCATGCTGCTACGGCCGGGCAACGCGGCGTCCAACGACGTCGCCGACCACAAGACGGTGCTGGCCGCCGCGCTGCGGCAACTCCGCTGCCGCTGTGGTCGAAGCTGCTGGTGA
- a CDS encoding transposase: MRIDGAAFSHGLLEHLQALTTSRRRVRWVTGWAINTADEAAIALLPADVWNDALRQDGEVHEIKGPDGQKVTYQVAELTGVRDLSGWPEGMRLIVRRVKPSRRDLKKLTAFEQRTGWRYQIVATNIPAHQGLSGVSGSGQVWFVDALYRDHAEVEDRVKAIKRIGLGLLPSKSWQLNAAWVLAATIAADLDAWTRLLLLHDEPELAAAEPETIRRRLYHLPARLTAHARRRTLHLDRTWPWAPAFATAWQRATQLPAHT, translated from the coding sequence GTGAGGATCGACGGCGCGGCCTTCAGCCACGGCCTCCTTGAGCATCTGCAGGCGCTGACCACCAGCCGCCGCCGAGTGCGCTGGGTGACCGGCTGGGCCATCAATACCGCCGACGAGGCCGCGATCGCACTGCTGCCCGCGGACGTGTGGAACGACGCGCTGCGGCAGGACGGCGAGGTCCACGAGATCAAGGGCCCGGACGGACAGAAGGTCACCTACCAGGTCGCCGAGCTGACCGGGGTGCGCGACCTGAGCGGCTGGCCCGAGGGGATGCGGCTGATCGTGCGCCGGGTCAAGCCCTCGCGCCGCGATCTGAAGAAGCTGACCGCGTTCGAGCAGCGCACCGGCTGGCGTTACCAGATCGTCGCCACGAACATTCCCGCCCACCAGGGGCTTTCCGGGGTGTCCGGCTCCGGGCAGGTGTGGTTCGTCGATGCTCTCTACCGTGATCATGCCGAGGTCGAGGATCGTGTCAAGGCGATCAAGCGGATCGGCCTCGGGCTGCTGCCCTCGAAGTCCTGGCAGCTGAACGCCGCCTGGGTGCTGGCTGCCACTATCGCCGCGGACCTCGACGCATGGACCAGGCTCCTTCTCCTGCATGACGAGCCCGAACTCGCCGCCGCCGAACCGGAGACGATCCGCAGGAGGCTCTACCACCTGCCCGCCCGGCTCACCGCCCACGCACGCAGACGCACCCTCCACCTCGACCGCACCTGGCCCTGGGCGCCGGCGTTCGCCACCGCCTGGCAGCGGGCCACCCAGCTTCCGGCCCACACCTGA
- the htpG gene encoding molecular chaperone HtpG has translation MGSSVETLEFQAETRQLLRLVIHSIYSNKDIFLRELISNASDALDKLRLESLTDSSLAEIDATDLHIWLEVDKDARVLTVRDNGIGMTRDDLVELIGTIAKSGTVGLLEKIMESKDAATAESLIGQFGVGFYSAFMVADKVTLRTRRAGTDSGTQWESDGEGTYDLQAVDGLPVGTSVALHLKPADSEDGLADYLSESKIRQIVKRYSDFIRWPIRMATERTDTEGDTTRDIDTLNSMKALWARPRSEVTEDEYNEFYQQISHDWLPPAETIHMRAEGTFEYEALLFIPSQAPFDLFSRETKPGVQLYVKRVFIMDDCEALMPDYLRFVKGVVDAHDLSLNVSREILQHDRQIRGVRRRLVKKVLGAIKDMQSKDAERYAKVWAQFGRALKEGLVEDTDNTEALLELVSAASTHDPEKTTTLREYVERMKDGQDTIYYLTGETRAMVENSPHMEAFTAKGYEVLILTDPVDEVWVDRVPAFDGHRLQSIAKGQVDLDESADGDQETDAEKAQREQDFAALLAWLTTTLSEQVKQVRLSSRLTTSAACIVGDAHDVTPTLEKMYRAMGQQIPPVKRILELNPAHPLITALRTAHDAGADDPALAEIAELIYGSALLAEGGDLPDPTRFTRLLTDRLTRTL, from the coding sequence ATGGGCAGCAGTGTCGAGACGCTGGAATTTCAGGCCGAGACCCGCCAGTTGCTCCGACTGGTGATTCACTCGATCTACTCGAACAAGGACATCTTCCTCCGCGAGCTGATCTCGAACGCCTCCGACGCCTTGGACAAGCTGCGGCTGGAATCGCTGACCGACTCCAGCCTCGCCGAGATCGACGCCACCGACCTGCACATCTGGTTGGAGGTCGACAAGGACGCCCGCGTACTGACCGTCCGTGACAACGGGATCGGCATGACCCGGGACGATCTCGTGGAGCTGATCGGCACGATCGCCAAGTCCGGCACCGTCGGCCTGCTGGAGAAGATCATGGAGTCCAAGGACGCCGCCACCGCTGAGAGCCTGATCGGGCAGTTCGGCGTCGGCTTCTACTCGGCGTTCATGGTTGCCGACAAAGTCACCCTGCGCACCCGGCGGGCCGGCACCGACTCCGGCACCCAGTGGGAGTCCGACGGCGAGGGCACCTACGACCTCCAGGCCGTCGACGGCCTGCCCGTGGGCACCTCGGTCGCCCTGCACCTCAAGCCCGCCGACAGCGAGGACGGGCTCGCCGACTACCTTTCCGAGTCGAAGATCCGTCAGATCGTCAAGCGGTACTCGGACTTCATCCGCTGGCCGATCCGGATGGCCACCGAGCGCACCGACACCGAGGGCGATACCACCCGCGACATCGACACGCTCAACTCGATGAAGGCGCTGTGGGCCCGACCGCGCAGCGAGGTGACCGAGGACGAGTACAACGAGTTCTACCAGCAGATCAGCCACGACTGGCTGCCCCCGGCCGAGACGATCCATATGCGCGCCGAAGGCACCTTCGAGTACGAGGCGCTGCTGTTCATCCCCTCGCAGGCGCCCTTCGACCTGTTCTCCCGCGAGACCAAGCCCGGCGTGCAGCTGTACGTCAAGCGAGTGTTCATCATGGACGACTGCGAAGCGCTCATGCCCGACTACCTGCGCTTCGTCAAGGGTGTCGTGGACGCCCACGACCTGTCCCTGAACGTCTCCCGCGAGATCCTCCAGCACGACCGACAGATCCGCGGCGTACGCCGGCGCCTGGTCAAGAAGGTCCTCGGCGCCATCAAGGACATGCAGTCCAAGGATGCCGAGCGCTACGCGAAGGTGTGGGCGCAGTTCGGCCGGGCGCTGAAGGAAGGCCTGGTCGAGGACACGGACAACACCGAGGCCCTGCTGGAGCTGGTGTCGGCCGCCTCCACGCACGACCCGGAGAAGACCACCACGCTGCGCGAGTACGTCGAGCGCATGAAGGACGGCCAGGACACCATCTACTACCTGACCGGCGAGACCCGCGCGATGGTGGAGAACTCCCCGCACATGGAAGCCTTCACAGCCAAGGGGTACGAGGTTCTGATCCTCACCGACCCCGTCGACGAGGTGTGGGTGGACCGGGTCCCGGCCTTCGACGGCCACCGTCTGCAGTCCATCGCCAAGGGCCAGGTTGATCTCGACGAGTCCGCCGACGGCGACCAGGAAACCGACGCCGAGAAGGCCCAGCGCGAGCAGGACTTCGCAGCCCTGCTGGCGTGGCTGACCACCACCCTGTCCGAGCAGGTCAAGCAGGTCCGCCTGTCGTCACGCCTGACGACCTCGGCTGCCTGCATCGTCGGCGACGCCCACGACGTGACGCCGACCCTGGAGAAGATGTACCGGGCGATGGGACAGCAGATACCCCCGGTCAAGCGGATCCTGGAACTCAACCCCGCACACCCACTGATCACCGCCCTGCGCACAGCACACGACGCAGGTGCCGACGACCCCGCGCTGGCGGAGATCGCCGAACTGATATACGGCAGCGCACTGCTCGCCGAAGGGGGTGACCTGCCCGACCCGACCCGCTTCACCCGGCTGCTCACCGACCGCCTGACCCGCACTCTGTAA
- a CDS encoding transposase domain-containing protein: MPQGDGERRGVRPTDLVSLGALTTLVPRSVLDEAIAVTEAHEVRVRKLPAHVIVYLLMALCQAPGFVETSSMRPDASGHSGRVLR, encoded by the coding sequence ATGCCGCAGGGGGATGGGGAACGCCGGGGCGTACGTCCGACGGATCTGGTGTCGCTGGGAGCGTTGACGACGTTGGTGCCGCGATCGGTGCTGGACGAGGCGATCGCGGTGACCGAGGCACATGAGGTGCGGGTCCGCAAGCTGCCCGCGCACGTGATCGTATACCTCCTGATGGCATTGTGTCAAGCCCCTGGTTTCGTAGAGACCTCTTCTATGCGGCCTGACGCCTCTGGGCACTCTGGTCGCGTGCTTCGATGA
- the ltrA gene encoding group II intron reverse transcriptase/maturase, with the protein MVETRPADKPFDIPRRLVWNAYLKVKANRGAAGVDGQSLAEFEQDEKNNLYKLWNRLSSGSYFPPPVRAVDIPKAGGGIRSLGVPTVADRIAQTVVAMTLEPEVEQIFHQDSYGYRPRRSALDAVETCKQRCWRHPWVIDLDIQGFFDNVPHGPINAAVERHTNLPWVLLYVKRWLVAPVQQPDGTLVRREKGTPQGSAISPLLSNLFMHYAFDAWLVREYPAIRFERYGDDAVVHCASEKQAIFVRDIIEGRLLQFGLRLHPEKTRVVYCKQEGREREFPVTKFTFLGYTFRPRAARLRDGRLKTGFLPAVSETAMKSMARTIRSWRLGRCTELSFQEIAAMINPVVAGWINYYGRFYKSRLIRFLEQQINPFLVKWARRKYKRYRRASRKARRRLAEIASAFPGMFAHWKHGALPTGSTMGAV; encoded by the coding sequence ATGGTCGAGACAAGGCCAGCGGACAAGCCGTTTGATATTCCGAGGCGGCTGGTCTGGAACGCATACCTGAAGGTCAAGGCCAACAGGGGAGCGGCTGGGGTGGATGGGCAGTCTTTAGCGGAGTTTGAGCAGGATGAGAAGAACAACCTGTACAAGCTGTGGAACCGGCTGTCCTCGGGAAGCTACTTCCCTCCACCCGTGAGAGCGGTTGATATTCCCAAAGCCGGCGGTGGGATTCGGAGCCTTGGGGTTCCGACCGTGGCCGACAGGATCGCCCAGACGGTAGTGGCTATGACATTGGAGCCTGAGGTGGAGCAGATCTTCCATCAGGACTCGTATGGCTACCGCCCGAGGCGGTCCGCGCTGGATGCGGTGGAGACGTGCAAGCAGCGGTGCTGGAGGCATCCTTGGGTGATCGACCTTGACATCCAGGGCTTCTTCGACAACGTGCCGCACGGCCCCATCAACGCGGCAGTGGAAAGGCATACCAATCTTCCGTGGGTTCTGCTGTATGTGAAACGGTGGCTAGTCGCCCCCGTACAACAGCCCGACGGAACGCTCGTCAGGCGGGAAAAGGGGACTCCCCAAGGGTCTGCTATTTCACCATTGTTGTCGAATCTGTTCATGCACTACGCCTTTGACGCGTGGTTGGTCCGGGAGTACCCGGCGATCAGATTCGAGCGGTACGGCGACGATGCTGTGGTGCACTGTGCCAGTGAGAAGCAGGCGATTTTCGTCCGCGACATCATCGAGGGCAGGCTGCTGCAGTTCGGATTACGTCTCCATCCGGAGAAAACCAGGGTGGTGTACTGCAAACAGGAAGGTCGTGAACGGGAGTTCCCGGTCACGAAGTTCACGTTTCTGGGGTATACCTTCCGTCCTCGGGCTGCCCGCTTGCGGGATGGGAGGCTGAAGACCGGCTTCCTTCCCGCAGTGAGCGAAACAGCCATGAAGTCCATGGCGAGGACTATCCGGAGCTGGCGACTGGGGCGCTGTACCGAGCTGAGCTTTCAGGAGATCGCCGCGATGATCAACCCCGTCGTGGCGGGATGGATCAACTACTATGGGCGCTTCTACAAGTCCAGGTTGATCAGGTTTCTGGAACAGCAGATCAATCCGTTCCTGGTGAAATGGGCCCGGAGGAAGTACAAACGGTATCGTCGTGCTTCAAGAAAGGCCCGGAGAAGGCTGGCTGAGATTGCCTCAGCATTCCCGGGCATGTTCGCTCACTGGAAGCATGGCGCGTTGCCCACTGGTTCAACAATGGGAGCCGTGTGA
- a CDS encoding IS3 family transposase — protein MRLGTAECAYSVEFMCERLGVSKSGYYEWRNRPNSATVQRREELKLLIKKAFDMSDSTYGYRRIHAQLARWGHTAGLELIRMLMRELGLVPCQPKPKRWSLTKAAAGAVPDLVGRNFTADAPGEKLVGDITYIKTGEGWLYLATVIDCCTKEVIGYAMDDHYQTPLISQAIRNAARNRKLADGAIFHSDRGSNYMSAEFAATLKRFRLRRSSGRTGVCFEVSRRREFHPPPLSEPCVNLATHTAPIVEPVGNAPCFQ, from the coding sequence ATGCGGCTCGGCACAGCGGAGTGCGCGTATTCCGTCGAGTTCATGTGTGAACGGCTCGGCGTGTCCAAGTCTGGCTATTACGAATGGCGGAACCGTCCCAATTCTGCGACGGTCCAGCGGCGCGAGGAACTGAAACTGCTCATCAAGAAGGCATTCGACATGTCCGACAGCACCTACGGCTACCGGCGCATCCACGCCCAGCTCGCCCGCTGGGGCCACACCGCCGGCCTGGAGCTGATCCGTATGCTGATGCGTGAACTGGGCCTGGTGCCCTGCCAGCCGAAGCCGAAGCGGTGGTCGCTCACCAAGGCCGCCGCGGGCGCCGTGCCGGATCTCGTCGGCCGCAACTTCACCGCCGACGCCCCCGGCGAGAAACTCGTCGGCGACATCACTTACATCAAGACCGGAGAAGGGTGGCTGTATCTCGCGACCGTCATCGACTGCTGCACGAAGGAAGTCATCGGCTACGCGATGGACGACCACTATCAAACTCCCCTCATATCCCAGGCAATTCGCAACGCGGCACGGAACAGGAAACTCGCCGACGGCGCGATATTTCACTCCGATCGCGGGTCGAACTACATGTCAGCAGAGTTCGCGGCGACGCTGAAGCGGTTCAGGCTCCGCAGATCTTCCGGGCGTACCGGGGTCTGCTTCGAGGTGAGTCGGCGGCGGGAATTTCACCCACCGCCGCTCTCAGAACCGTGCGTGAACCTCGCGACTCACACGGCTCCCATTGTTGAACCAGTGGGCAACGCGCCATGCTTCCAGTGA